CAATTATGCCATGCAACTGCCGTTTAAACTACATTggttaatttaaattgaatgacATGGCAAAATATTCCTTGCTGCAAagaatgaaaaacataaaaaacaccTGCAAGTGAGACAAGAAGTTAGAACAAAATGGATAAATTTGAGCTGCTTGTATCATTCTATCAACAATACCTTACGTTACACATAAAGCATGATgcttttaataattacaatacaATGGTAACTCCCAAACCCTGTCAGCAGATCCCTCATTTTGCCATGCCCATTTGAGCTACAAGGGTTCATTGTACAAATCATAATGTCAGTCACTGGGTGTACCCTTACCAATCCCCTTTAAGCTAACGCCAACTGTTAAAATATAAGCTAGTAAAGATGATTCAGTCAACTAggccttttctttttaaaagcAGGATGTATGATTCCATTGTAGGAATCTAGTTCCTCAATTCTAGCAATACATTCTTTCATCCTCTTCAGAACTGTAGGCATTGCAGCAGCATTACtggatattttagttttaagcAAAGATACTTTTTCAGCAGTTTTCTGCTCTTCTTTTACTAGTGTTTTCCCCTTACTTGATTCAACATATTCTCCAGAACCTGTAAAATGGTGAATCTGTCAAGGCCTTCATCACTGTAGGTAAGAGTTTGAAACTCTACAAAGACAATTGAGCTTTAATACAAACAAAAGTAGGCCATACTTTCAATTTGCACAGAAGGGGaggaaaagaaacaagaaagaatAACTTTTACAGCTAAAGTTGAGACGATGGAGAGACCTAGGGATTAAAGAACTTAGTTCAGAGTCCTTCCTGCCACTACCACCACATGAGTTGTTACATAAACATTCTACATTTACATGCTCTCCCATGTTTGAGACATATCCTTTTAAATAGATGACCGAGTACAACCAAAAACAAACAAGTAAACATGACAGATAGAATTAAGTATTGATGGCTATCCAAAATTCACAGGGTTCTGACCTAATAGGAGAAGATAGCCTAGACAAAGAAGATAGTCTTCCAAGTTAGTAAATGATTAGAGGGTTTATTGTCCAATTAACATAAAGTAACAAAACAAAGCTAGAGTAATTTAAGAGGAAACTGATTTAATCTTTGTCAAATTTAAAGCTCTACTTGAACCATTcccattaaattaatatgaccCTCCTATGTAgtatttggataaaaaatgcAAAGTTAAAGCATGCCCATCTAAGCATAATACATAAAAGGAATCTCTCATTTAGTTTAATACATCAATCAATCCTCAAAGTATCTCTCAAGTACGTTAATTCCATTGACATTTTAGTTCTACTAAACAACATAAAAATTCCAGTTCGTGGCTCACAAAGGCACAAAAGTGCAAGCATTCCCCAAAAGCAGATGGGACATAAACTTCCCACTAGAAAATCCATAAAAGGAAGGCACAATTAACTGGTCTTGTCCTGTCTATAGCATAAGCACCGAAAAGGTCCTTTTAGAAGCCCAAAATAAGGAGAAACAACTCAACTCAGCTCTACATCCAAATCACCACAGAAcactaaaacttaattttttcagCCACCAAACAAATCAGAATTCGAGTTCAGAGAAAAATACTGGCTACTCATATACTCACACAACAAACACTTTTATTAAGTCCCACAATAAAGTAATTGAATTAAAGTTGCAGTAACATTAAAAACCCTAGACAGGACACGAACCACGGTTATGCTCTCCGGAGGGTCCAGGCTCTGACTCAGATTCAAACCCGGACAAAACTGGTCTTTGGGATGAAAGAATCGAAGCGAAGGTGCTCTTGAGCTGATCTGGGAGTGTTGCTCTGTACTCTAGAATCTTCTGCGCCATTTGCTTCACATCTGATTCCAGCTTCTGCAGGTCTTCTTCTTCAGGTTCGGATTCTCCGGACCCGCATTCAGCGCCCCGAATGTCCACTCGGGTTTCTAGGGTTTTTGGTGGATCGTTTAAAGCCATGTATAGATTGAGCAAAAGAAAATAAGGCAAATTGTGATTTTGCGAGGGTTTCTCGGAGGAtagggttttgaaatttgaaattttcgaaTATTTTTCTTCCTGTTAGCTTTGCGCTTGTGTATGTGATAAAAGATAAATACCGGTACGCGCGGGGAGGGTGAAGTGCGCACCGTACATGTGTGGTGCAACAGTTCGATAGAGGTGGTTTCCAATCACCTGCTACCAAGCATAACTGTTCTCCACCTGTGATCTGAACTTAGACGTTGATGATTCAACATTATCAGAGTCGTTATATCCTGGCCGTCCATAAGAGAAAGGTTGGGATATACATCATTTTAAAATACTTAAACAGCGTCGTTTTTAATGTGTGTGCGtacatatataaaagaaaggcTAAACCACTattgcccacccaaggtttggtttcCATACAaggatttttgaaaatttaaatacttacatatatattaaattttattattattatcaaaaataaaatttttatttaataaaaatatttttaaaactataaattcatcacCCAAAGTAagatttgagtttttttgtgtGTTAGTTGGTAATGACcaatgatgataaaaaatagACAATGATTGAGAGAGGAGCTAGGAGGGAGGGAAGATATCGTTGTCGTCATTGTCTCCGGTTGTTGATGATTACGGTAAAAgctttaggaaaaaaatattgattttttaaattttagatgagaaaaaataggataaaattattagtttttaatcttaatgagataaaagttagtttttaaacttggtatGCTTAAATGtgatgtatttataatttttttaaatatttttattaaataataattttattcttaacagtaataatgaaatataataaaaagtaggtatttagattttttaaagttaccAATGGGAAAATGaatttgcaccaaaccttgggtggaaatggTGTTTTGGCCTAAAAGAAAATCTATGACTGCGTGTTTTAAAGACTTAAGCAGATATACAAAATATCCAATTCCGCGTTTTGAATAACGGCTATATCTAAAGCGGTGTCGTGTTAATGCAGATAtgtggctttttttttttttttggaccgATATGTGGCTGTATAGTATGGATAAGCCCGCTCAAAAAACAGTTAAAAGCTTGTCCTTCTTCCCTATATATCAGAGATCATATATGAATAAACCCTGTTTGGTTGGTCAGACTCCAGAGGAAAACACTTTGTGTCCTTTCTACGGCTTTTCAGAGACCAATGCTGTACAACAGTTTAACCCTAATCATGATGCTTGTTGATCGGAAAAACCGAGGTTATGATAgttatttcatcatttttctaaatttcagtCGAATAAGACAAAAATCGGCTTCGTGGCCTCCGATCTTGATGAAGAAGTGTTTGGTTCATCCATTTTTATTAACTGTTACTGCTGATTGCTTTGACTGTTCGAAATCAAGATTTCGATTATGGAAGAATTCATACCTTCATCCCCGCCTTCAAAGGTAATCTTTGAATATCTTGTactttaatttaatcttttaagttgaatttgttcggttgttgaaaaaaataatgtaattaacaaaaaaaagagtaaaaaatctttaaattttacaatatatgtgataaagaatgaaagaaaacctaattaattttaatctttacGTTGAATTTGTTcgattgttaaaaataataatgtaattcacaataaaagaataacaaatctttaaattttacaatatacGTGATAGAGAATGAAAGAAAacctaattaatttaaatctttaagttgaatttgttcggttgttggaaaaaaaaatgtaattaacaaaaaaagaatgaaaaaatctttaaattttacaatatacatgacaaagaaggaaagaaaaccTAATTAGTTATTCAACTTAAAATCGCAAAATTACATTTGATTCTGATATGTGTTAAGATTCCTGGCCTCTTATTGTGTCCTTGAAGTGATTATGAATCTCATAAATATGCATAGGTgttcttgtattttttagaCACTGAGCTTTATTATGTTCAATGTAGAGAAGGTTAGATAGGCGTCTTTGCATGCCTTAGTCTCTGTGTGAGAACATCAGTGGAACCAACTATTTTGCAAGGTTCACAGGActaatctttttgtttatacTTGTGTAATTAAAtcccttttcaatttttttcttaagataCGTGGGGCTTGACTCCCAGATACCTTGCTATGAAATCAATCCAAGGCTGATATCAAGTGAGGGCACCTTAAACTTATTTTGATACTGCCTCATCTGAGCAATTATAGTTTATTAACTTTTCTATATTGTTGTTTATACTTCACCCGTAACTAAATTGTGAAGAATTGCAGGGAGCATATGGTGAAGATTATCTAGTCAAGTACAGAAGTTGCTGCAAAAACTATTCGGTCTTCCATTGCATCAGATCCAAGAGTGAGGTGagtttcattttcataataatttaacaagTTCATTTCCTTCCCCTGCTTCGCCTTCCCTCCTTGTCTCTCTCTAACCTTCTTTTTTGTATAACATATGCTGCTTTCCTTCCATAAAACATTCTCAGCTGCTTGTCTTAAAATCAGGCTGTTGGTACTAGTTTTAGCTGTTCTAAGGAAGGAGAACAAGGCTGGCCatgacatttttctttttcactgttatgagtttaattaaaactttttctgATGGAAAGGCCAATGTGTGatagaaaaaaatcataaatacttGGTTGTCCTCATTTCTTGGAGGAAAATGCTGTTAGatgctttaatatttttagtgtactctgttatttctttttctttttttttcccagtGCTATTAGTATTAGCATTTAAGTAATCTAGAAATCAGAATTAAAGTGTTAGAATAGTATGTAAGAAGATAGTCATTCAGTTTGACATTACCTTTTCAGTAATACCAACTTTGAGAGTATTAAATTTGTGTTTATATTTTCTGGTAAGATTAGTGATTGTGAGATATGAACTATGGTTTCCTATTTTGACAGGTGTTCTTTCATGAAGTAATTGGGTTTGCGGCATACATTGTGCCACCCTAATATAGTGCAGTTCCTTGGTGTCCTAAAGCATTCTGAGCGCTTGATCTTTCTCACAGAGTATTTTCACAATCTGGGTTttgcatttttaatttaaaaaagaggAAGAATAGATCCGCCAACAGCAGTTTCGTATGCAAGGCAACTTTTCCCAACATTTTTTATCCTGAAGTTTATTggtagaaattttgaatttagtgTCAATTTCATTGACAAGATCTTGATGACTTATCCTGTCTATTAAAACATGATGCATGGATGATCTGACGTGAAAACCATGTCATATGTgtttgaatatgaaaatttgatacATAGTCTTGTGTGTGCATCATTATGTGCTGCTTCCCATAAAAAGTAATATAGAAGTTTCAGAGAATAGTGGAAATTTATGGTTGATAAGATTAatgtgtgatttttttttaatattcatccTCTTGGTTTTATGGAACTGTTAAACATATTATCCGTATTCATTActtttaaatcaatattatgTTCTGTTGTAATTCATTTCTTGAAATTAGATAAATGCCTTTGTGTGTAATTCAACATACTTAACACTGGTTTTGAATCATGTCCAATCATAATGATTTCTCATAGCTGTAAGAAAGGACAATTCTGAAATGTTGTCTCTGATTGTGTTTAGTTCGTTTCctcaaatgttgattttttaatgaTTCATAATTTTACTTGACTTGCTTGGTATATGTCATATAACTTGCTTTTGTGTAATTTAAATACATGTAATCTGCTATTAATTCCTATGATGGATTGATGTTTTCTGAAACCTTGTATAGGAATGATTTATTTTCATCAGCATAAACCACATGCTATAATTAACCGTGATTTGACACCAAGTTATTGCAATTTATATGATTCTGTCGATGGCATATTGAAAGCTTTTAAGTTATAATGCATATATTTGTCAgatcattaaatttttaaaccaaacctttGACATTGGGTGCGATTTAAGCAATGTCTGGATTCACTAAATTTTCTCACATTCCAACCTTTGTGGGTGTCACAGCAAGGAGGGCAACTCAAGGTAGAAGACTTTGGATTAAGCAAAATTGCGCAAGCAAAAGATTCATATGGTTACAAAATGACTGGAGAAACAAGTTCATGTAAATATTCTTAGTTCATCGTAAgtttatacaattatttaatttaactagTCAATTAGAACTGTAAAACGTGTGCCAAATCATTAAATAACACCTGAGGTTTATCATTGAGAATCATATGGGAATAGTGTTGATATCTTCTCCTTTGTAGTAATTGTCTATGATGTAATTTATCTGTTggaaaattatttgtaatatcaAGCCCAATGTTCCAACTAGTCAAGCAGATAACTTATCTAGCCTAGCTAGTTTCTCATTATGCACGGCAGGTTAGCATTGTTTTGTTTGGCATTTAAAATGTCCTTGTTGTGGGTTTAGTTTTCATTACAAATGTTTCTAGGAAGACCAACTAATATAGCACAAACTGGAATACAGATAGCAGACAGGCGAGCTCATGAAGATTCCAGACCACATCTATCAACTTTATACCCAGAGCCAGTCAAGGCGTCAGTTCTCTGAGATGACTCATCTCAAACTGTTAACAATCTTTAACATACTCAGTTATTGCATATGGCATAGCAGTTTTCAGCCTCATAAGATGGAGcaaaaaattgtgaaagaaatgcggAGCCCAGCTGAGTTGGTACTTATAGTATTTGGGACACCAATTATATAATGTGGGTTTGAGAGACAGTTAGGAATAATACAAGATGAAGCTGATTAATGATATAGAATTTAATTGTCATGCTGGATACTTTGTTAATAACTTTCATTAGAACTTGTCTGTAacatgattaaatattgttCTATACTGCTATCGTTTGAATTAGGCTTCTTCGGGATTGGTGGCACAAGAATCCAAATTGTTGACCAACATTTGAAGAAATAATCTCATGGCTTGAGATTATCCAAGATATTTTGGAAAAGAAGAAATCCGGTTCATTGTGCTGTAGTTGCCCCATCTTTTAAGAATTGAAGTGAACAATAATATCTCAAAGAGGATCAATTAAAAGTTTGTATAAAAAGATTAATCACAATATCTCGAAGAAGATCAATCATAGGAAGATCGATGATCACACCTTGACATCCAATCTACTTTTTGTAGCTAGTTGAGTTTGGGCTGTTCTTTTTAAGATGATTCTTTGCATTTGTTTAATTGCTGTATTCAAGACATGGACGGTTTGACAACAGTATTTCCCAGTACACTTATTCATGGCTTCCCTTATTTGTTTACTTCTGCTGATCTCTAACTGATGGTGTTTAAAATCTTATGTGCCATTTGCTAATGTTACATAGATTATATCAGGAAAGTGAGTGAGAGTATTGTATCTGAATTTTACACAGACAAAGCAAAACTGAAGGGTGCAGGAGAAGACCCGctaaatcaaaataacaatttggCCTGCTAATGCTAATTGTTAAAGCTCTGCAGTGGACGGATCATTGCAGCAAGGGTCTCACCCCCAAAGTAATTTagaaatattatgtgtatttggttttaagtatttagataatatattatcatatgatttgatatttaatttaatcacacgatgatatattatttgagtgTTCAAAATTGGTTGTAGTGTGCAAagatgtgtgtatatatatcacGTGATTTATGTAATTTCTCTCAAAACCGTCTGGGTGGTGTAGTTGGTTATCACGCTAGTCTCACACACTAGAGGTCCCCGGTTCGAACCCGGGCTCAGACAacgttttgtttgttttattaccTTTTTTCATCCAAAAGGTGTCTTTTTAACGCCTGCCAGCGGCCGGCGCTAATTCATATTTCTTGCCTTGCTCATTGCCAGTCTTTACTTTGTGAATTTCGATTTCAGCTTTCTCTTAAAATGCAAATTCATAGACTTTCAGTTCCAAATAACACTCTTATTCCGCCCGCTTTGTCCTCTCCTCATATTCTTTACTCGTCTTTATCTTCATTACACCGCCCCACCAAACTTCTTCTGAATCCAAGTTCAAAAGCTGGGTTTTGTAATTCACTCAAAAGACTATCCAAATCACTTACTTGTTTGAGAAAACATGGTGGTTCAATTCGTGTCAGCTGTGGAGCGGCTCAAGATAATGAGGATGCCTTTTATATGAGGAGATGCGTTGAGCTAGCGAGAAAGGGAATTGGGTGTACAAGTCCCAATCCAATGGTGGGTTGTTTGATTGTTAAAGATGGAAAGATTGTTGGTGAAGGGTTTCATCCTAAAGCTGGACAGCCACATGCTGAGGTTACCCACCGTTTATTtctacttattattattattattattattattttggtttttttggaTCATTTCATGTCTCGGCTTACATATTTTGATTCAATTggttttcttgtttattttgccgagaaatttaagtaattaataaaaataatgaacctttttagtcaaatttcaatattttaattgacttgataatttttttgtttactgTGTTTCTAGCTACTGTTAGTGCTGatacaaataatttgttttcaatcggaaaaatatttaatattctcTTACTTCATTAAGAAATCAGTTTCAAATGTTATCCAGTCTGTGTTGGATTTACTTGTGTGTTTAACTTGTGAAACTATTATGGTTTCAGCTAAATGATGCTGTATATAAGCTTTGAACTGGCATGGTCTGATTAGAAACTATTGCTGAGGAATTTGAGTCAGGAGATGAAACTTGCAGGTGTTTGCTCTGAGAGATGCTGGGCACTTGGCTGAGGATGCAACAGCATATGTGAGCTTGGAACCATGTAATCACTACGGAAGAACTCCACCATGTACTGAAGCTCTGATTAAAGCTAAGGTTAAGAAAGTGGTGGTTGGAATGGTGGATCCAAACCCAATTGTAGATTCAAAGGGGTTAGATAGGCTGAGAGATGCTGGAATTGACGTGACCGTGGGTGTAGAAGAAGAATTGTGCAAGCAGCTCAATGAGGCCTTTATTCATCAAATGTTAACAGGGAAACCTTTTGTGACAGTAAGGTAAACATTTTCTTTTGCTTGTCATGAATCTGGCATGTGTATTGACTCATGTACCATTGCTCAATAAATTTGAAGTTTGCAGGTTCAAATTTACTTGTTGggtcataatattttaattattgttcttGAGTGATATAATGTGAAACTAATGATTTCCAGGTATTCTCTTTCTGTCAATGGCCATCTTCTGGACCAACTTGGAGATGGAGTTACTAAGTCTGGTGGATACTACTCGCGGTTGTTACAAGAATACGATGCAGTTATACTGTCTGCCTCATTGACTGAGAAGTCCTCAATACCTGAATCGCATGAACCTGGTGCTAATCAACCCCTTAAGATTATAACGGCTACTAATTCTAGTTCTCAAATTCAATTGCCTCTTCTCACTGAAGAAACTGCTTCTAGAGTAATAGTATTTACCAGCAAAGAGGCAATTTTGGAAAATGAAACTGCTAAAAGAGGAATTGAAACAGTGGTTTTGAATCAAGTAACTTTAAACGCAATCCTAGAATACTGCAAGCGCAAGGGATTGAACAGTGTTTTACTGGATTTGAGAAGTGATTATGCCGACCTTGAAATGCTTCTCAGAGAGGGTATTGAACAAAATATTATGCAAAAGATCATGGTGGAAGTCTTGCCTGTATGGAATGAAGGGGATGATGGGAATGCGCTTGCCCTACTAAATGGTTTAAAGAAAGGATTAGTAGTGAAGAAATTACAACCTAAGATATCAAGTCAGAGCATTGTTCTTGAGGGATACCTTCAGTATGGGTGATTAGAACCCATGGACACAGATTGCATCATCTCTGGCTTAATAGTAGAGTTGGTTTTGGTTATTGGTGAATGTCAAATCGGCAACCTCTCAAGGGAGTTCTTAAAGGAGCTAGTTGGAATGCAATGTTATCtcattttggtttgatttgatgcATAGCTCTTTGTTGGCTTATCCTATATTTTTTCCAGAATTTCCTGTGAGAGCTTGAACGATCTTTGTCTGAGAGTAAATACTAAAAGGTTACATTTGAGCgcactttatatacaaatatgaaattatgGAATGCAGtcagatttaaattcaaacttggtCGATTTATGCTCATGGGCTGTTTCTGTAAATGCTTGGGAAAAGTTTAACTCCGTGACTGGAATTTCCTCATTGTTTTTAATCTGTAAACTATATGAACTTAGCTGATATATTGAAACCCTCAAGACCAATTACTCCCGAATTTAAAATACAGAAATAAGATGTTAGGGGTGTATGGAATTCAAAGTTTTTTGGGATTTATAGGTATTTTACTCAAGTCGAACCCACCATCCTTAAGCTGGATTTCAGCTCAAAGGCAGAAATCAAGCTGCTCGAGCTTCAACATTAGTTGAGCCGAGCTTGTCTTGGCTGACACCCCTACTTTCACGGTCACCATACAGTCTAGCACAACTCGTCCTGCATGTGAGATGCCAATCCAGAAGCAGAGTGTCAAAATcccattattttctttcatacgGATAGGCTTTATTAAAGTCATGAATTTAgtttatatacaacaaaaatagGTTTCCTGGCCACCTCACTTTATTATATGCACATTTACGTTCAGACATCAGCTGTAATAATACATCTGGATGCAGCAGGAGGGTAGCTCCAAGTTCCTGACAATATTAAAGTATTTAGGCAGCTTATTCTGTAGCCCATGTGCAGATGTTGCTTGAATTTCCTGTCTACTTCACAAGGTAGGCCGACCATTATGTGAATGCTCAAAAGAATGACTCTTTCGCTTTGCAATTATCTGTGCTTGAATAATTTTCTGAGTTCTAACTGCTTCCTCAATGTTGGTCTGAACAAGATTGCAAAGTTCATCCAAGGCTAACATTGGAAAAGGTTCCTCAATAAGCACCCCAACCTACAGAAATCAACCATCAGATTCGTTTTCATGTTTGATAGGCAATATATGCAATATATCTTCAGAAACAAATGGCTGATATCAAGTTATCACTGTTGGATATTTGCCACAACTTGCACTCCAGAAGCAAGGTGTTTGGGTTGCCacaagaataatttatttgacatCTCCATAACCATTAGCAAAAGTAGGACTTTCAAAACTATTTTAAGGAATAGAGAGAGTAGTGCCAAATCAAGACTGCCTCTTATACTTACTATTTGCCTTGAATAGCAATGAGGATGAAGGGCACACGAAGTCTATTTGGTTCTACATGGGAAAATCTCATGGATGCAAATATGCAAGCATAATAACTCATTCGACTAACAACTGTCACAGCCAGTCTCTTCTTGCTTCATTTTACCTTTGATCTTGAAGTGACCTTGTCAATTCAATATAATAGGAATCAAATGTAAGTCAATACAAACCAAAGATgtcttattttgaaaaaatgaatgaGAGCCCATATGAGTAAATTGAAACTAATGGCCACAGAAACATCTAAATTTGAAGACAGAGAAAGAGATACGCACTTCTTCTATGCAGAACAAAGATGCAGCACTGATAAAAGTAGCTGGAACCACTATCCAATGGCAATCATCCCAAAGTATGATGGGAAGAGTGAGATGCCAGAGGAATAGAAACCTTGATGTCAAGCGTGTGTATGAGAGAGGGATAGGAATACCGATGAGCTGTTCACATATACCGATTCCTTCATGAAAACAAGACATCTTTGACTCCTGCACCATAATGAGGGTGATTAAGATGAAGATTTTGATAAAGGAACAATCAGTTCACAACCCTGATCTGCCATTggactttatttttttattttatgaacaCATTCATTCAAGATTAGAGTTTCCCTAGTTGCTTTTTATTTCTAACTTGTCTGGATTTTAGGGTATATGTTACCTTTAACATTAAGTTACATGTTTTTAACAATCAAGAAcctgaaaaattttaaagcaaTCATCTTCAATTTATTCACACCCGCGTGTACAACAATTTTTCATGAAACTAGACCCCAAACTATAAACTAGATACAGATGACACCCCTAAACATCAATCATAATATGAAAATCTGAGAATTTAAGTAATGCAAGAAGAGAGATACCAACATAGTTCTCTTTGATCCATCTAAGTTTAGCAACCGCAGGCTTTGGGAAATGAATTCAATAATGCAGCGGGGCCGATGCTTTGAACTAAGTACTACTCCCAAATCATCTCCATCGAGCAAAGTTTTGAGATCTCTGCCAATATCTGAGCCATAAATCACATGACACTGCAtatgcaagaaaaaaaataaattgagcAGGTAATACGCAGAAATGATCAAGAATTAATGCGTTAAATCACGACTAACAATGGtagaaaagagaggaaaaaaaaaaaaaaaacaaaacacaccTTAAGAGCAACTGGGAAAGCCATAATATAACGCAAAAGCTTATCCTTAATAGAGTCATCAGCAGAATCGTCAACCCCAGAAATGAGCATACAAGCAAAATCAATAGTTCCTGCAACGATCTTAGTCCAAGCCTTTCTGCCTTCCTCATACCTCGAATACGAAGCCTCAGTCCTAAACACCAAAAGCAGCGCCAAAGCGGGAGCCGTCAGTTGATACGGCAACGAAGAAGCTCTTAAAACGGGGAAGAACCCGGGCAACAAATGCATTTCCACAGCAGAATTGTAACTCGCAATAATCACAGCCACCAAAGTAAAAGCAATCACTGGTGGGATTAATGAAAGTATCACGCGAGAAGATAAGCTTGAAAGTAAGTGCCTAATGTGACGCAATGAGCTTCTGTGATAAACCCATTTTTCGTGGTTGTACAATGATCTCTTCCGTTGCATTCCACGCTCTTTAACGCGGTCAGCCCAGTCAGGGATGGCACGAAGAATTGAATTTACAGTTAGGTTTTTAAAGGGAGATTCTGATTCAGGTTGCGAGGAAGAGAGAGTTTTGAAGGTAAGAAGTTTAGTGGGTTTCGAGGGAAAGGTGAGAGTGCCATGTAATTTGAATAGGGGTTTGGGGGTAAAGCTGGAAGAAAGTGAAAGTTTGGTGGATTGGTTCATTGGGCTTGAAGAGCAGAAAACGAAGCAGAGAACAGTTAAGGTCTAAAGCAGAGTGTGTGGGAGTGGATGATGGGTCGTTGGCAATGGCTCAAGGCAACGGttgtttcatattttaacacGTTCAAATTAAATGAGAAGGATAAACTATTGAGTTTTTCTCTGTGTTACTGCACGAGGACGAAATATTTGTCACGGAGCTTTCCTTGCCGTCCATCTCTGCTGTTGTACTAAAATGAGCATTCACGTGGATGATCTGACTGTCCGACCTGTTTATATTGTACATACGCGATTGATTCTTAAAAAAAGATTAACGGTCCGGAAGCTCACAGTTCCATCATCCTTTGACATTGAATAATATCTTGTAAATATTCTTTTGAGtccataattaaatatatataattatatatttaaatattattttttttcacattatttatataactaattatattcttttgtaTAAGTATAACTAGATCTTGACTGAATATTTGTGAAACTCTTGATAAACATCCTCTTAATGAct
This sequence is a window from Mangifera indica cultivar Alphonso chromosome 5, CATAS_Mindica_2.1, whole genome shotgun sequence. Protein-coding genes within it:
- the LOC123217119 gene encoding uncharacterized protein LOC123217119, whose product is MALNDPPKTLETRVDIRGAECGSGESEPEEEDLQKLESDVKQMAQKILEYRATLPDQLKSTFASILSSQRPVLSGFESESEPGPSGEHNRGSGEYVESSKGKTLVKEEQKTAEKVSLLKTKISSNAAAMPTVLKRMKECIARIEELDSYNGIIHPAFKKKRPS
- the LOC123217721 gene encoding riboflavin biosynthesis protein PYRD, chloroplastic, with product MQIHRLSVPNNTLIPPALSSPHILYSSLSSLHRPTKLLLNPSSKAGFCNSLKRLSKSLTCLRKHGGSIRVSCGAAQDNEDAFYMRRCVELARKGIGCTSPNPMVGCLIVKDGKIVGEGFHPKAGQPHAEVFALRDAGHLAEDATAYVSLEPCNHYGRTPPCTEALIKAKVKKVVVGMVDPNPIVDSKGLDRLRDAGIDVTVGVEEELCKQLNEAFIHQMLTGKPFVTVRYSLSVNGHLLDQLGDGVTKSGGYYSRLLQEYDAVILSASLTEKSSIPESHEPGANQPLKIITATNSSSQIQLPLLTEETASRVIVFTSKEAILENETAKRGIETVVLNQVTLNAILEYCKRKGLNSVLLDLRSDYADLEMLLREGIEQNIMQKIMVEVLPVWNEGDDGNALALLNGLKKGLVVKKLQPKISSQSIVLEGYLQYG
- the LOC123217722 gene encoding UPF0187 protein At3g61320, chloroplastic-like encodes the protein MNQSTKLSLSSSFTPKPLFKLHGTLTFPSKPTKLLTFKTLSSSQPESESPFKNLTVNSILRAIPDWADRVKERGMQRKRSLYNHEKWVYHRSSLRHIRHLLSSLSSRVILSLIPPVIAFTLVAVIIASYNSAVEMHLLPGFFPVLRASSLPYQLTAPALALLLVFRTEASYSRYEEGRKAWTKIVAGTIDFACMLISGVDDSADDSIKDKLLRYIMAFPVALKCHVIYGSDIGRDLKTLLDGDDLGVVLSSKHRPRCIIEFISQSLRLLNLDGSKRTMLESKMSCFHEGIGICEQLIGIPIPLSYTRLTSRFLFLWHLTLPIILWDDCHWIVVPATFISAASLFCIEEVGVLIEEPFPMLALDELCNLVQTNIEEAVRTQKIIQAQIIAKRKSHSFEHSHNGRPTL